Proteins encoded together in one Bacteroides ovatus window:
- the gcvH gene encoding glycine cleavage system protein GcvH gives MNFPQNLKYTNEHEWIRVDGDIAYVGITDYAQEQLGDIVFVDIPTVGETLEAGETFGTIEVVKTISDLFLPIAGEVLEQNEALEENPELVNKDPYGEGWLIKVKPADVKAVEDLLDAEAYKAVVNG, from the coding sequence ATGAACTTTCCACAGAATTTGAAGTACACGAACGAACACGAATGGATTCGCGTTGACGGAGACATTGCATACGTTGGTATCACCGATTATGCACAGGAACAATTGGGCGATATTGTGTTCGTAGATATCCCGACTGTTGGTGAAACGTTGGAAGCCGGTGAAACTTTCGGAACGATTGAAGTAGTGAAAACTATTTCCGATCTTTTCCTGCCGATAGCAGGTGAGGTGCTCGAACAAAATGAAGCATTGGAAGAAAACCCGGAACTGGTTAATAAAGATCCCTATGGCGAAGGTTGGTTGATTAAAGTGAAGCCGGCGGATGTAAAAGCGGTGGAAGATCTACTGGATGCCGAAGCGTATAAAGCCGTGGTAAACGGATAG
- a CDS encoding phosphatase PAP2 family protein: MDREREHIIADKTMLQVARVTSMVFTPFSIPFLSFLVLFLFSYLRIMPIQYKLIVLGIVYCFTILTPTITIFLFRKINGFARQELSERKKRYVPILLTIISYVFCLLMMRRLNIPWYMTGIILASLVVSIICIAVNLKWKLSEHMAGMGGVIGGLISFSALFGYNPVGWLCLFILIAGILGSARIVLGHHTLGEVLSGFAVGLICALLVLHPVSNILFRVFLF, from the coding sequence GTGGACAGAGAGAGAGAACATATCATAGCGGATAAGACGATGTTGCAGGTGGCGAGAGTCACTTCGATGGTCTTTACTCCATTTTCTATTCCGTTTTTATCGTTTCTGGTGTTATTCCTGTTTTCTTATCTTCGTATCATGCCGATACAATATAAGTTGATAGTGTTGGGAATCGTTTACTGCTTCACCATACTGACACCTACTATTACAATTTTCTTGTTTCGTAAAATCAATGGGTTTGCCCGTCAGGAGTTGAGTGAACGTAAGAAGCGTTATGTACCTATTCTACTGACCATTATCTCGTATGTGTTCTGCCTGCTGATGATGCGTAGGCTGAATATCCCGTGGTATATGACTGGTATCATTCTTGCTTCCCTGGTAGTGTCTATCATTTGCATTGCAGTAAACCTGAAATGGAAGTTGAGCGAACACATGGCAGGAATGGGCGGGGTGATCGGAGGCTTGATTTCTTTCAGTGCCTTGTTCGGTTACAATCCGGTCGGATGGCTATGCCTGTTTATTTTGATTGCCGGTATATTGGGTTCTGCACGCATTGTTCTGGGACATCACACACTGGGTGAGGTGCTTTCCGGTTTTGCTGTCGGTCTGATATGTGCCCTTTTGGTACTTCATCCGGTGAGTAACATCTTATTTCGAGTATTTTTATTTTAA
- the rpoN gene encoding RNA polymerase factor sigma-54: MAQGSRQIQSQAQQQVQTLSPQQILVVKLLELPAVELEDRIHAELLENPALEEGKEENATDNEYSDTENAEDGMDSDANDYDSLSDYLTEDDIPDYKLQENNRSKDEQAEDIPFSDSTSFYEILKEQLRERNLTEHQCDLVEYLIGSLDDDGLLRKSLESICDELAIYAGIESTEEELEEALNILQDFDPAGIGARSLQECLLIQIRRKKEEEKTPSPILNLEERIIRECYEEFTRKHWEKIIKKLDIDEETFQETITEITKLNPRPGASLGEAIGRNLQQIVPDFIVETYDDGTINVSLNNRNVPELRMSRDFTEMVEEHTKNRANQSKESKEAMMFLKQKMDAAQGFIDAVRQRQNTLMVTMQAIIDLQRPFFLEGDESLLKPMILKDVAERTGLDISTISRVSNSKYVQTNYGIYPLKYFFSDGYTTEDGEEMSVREIRKILKECIEGEDKKKPLTDDELADILKEKGYPIARRTVAKYRQQLNIPVARLRK; encoded by the coding sequence ATGGCACAAGGTTCCCGTCAAATACAATCTCAGGCGCAACAGCAGGTACAGACGCTCTCGCCCCAGCAGATTCTGGTCGTGAAACTGTTGGAGCTTCCCGCAGTAGAGTTGGAAGACCGTATCCATGCTGAACTGCTTGAAAATCCGGCACTTGAAGAAGGTAAAGAAGAGAATGCTACGGATAATGAATATTCCGATACCGAGAATGCAGAGGATGGCATGGATAGCGATGCCAATGACTATGATTCTTTGAGTGACTATCTGACAGAAGACGATATTCCCGATTATAAATTGCAAGAGAACAACCGTTCGAAAGATGAACAAGCGGAGGATATTCCATTTTCCGACTCCACCTCTTTTTATGAAATCCTGAAAGAACAGTTGCGTGAACGCAACCTGACAGAGCACCAGTGTGACTTGGTGGAATACCTGATCGGTTCATTGGATGATGACGGATTGCTTCGCAAATCTTTGGAAAGTATCTGCGACGAACTGGCGATTTATGCCGGTATCGAATCGACCGAAGAAGAACTGGAAGAAGCATTGAACATCTTACAGGACTTCGATCCGGCAGGTATCGGTGCGCGTAGTCTTCAGGAATGTCTGTTGATACAGATTCGCCGGAAAAAAGAAGAAGAGAAAACTCCCAGTCCTATCTTGAATCTGGAAGAAAGGATTATCAGAGAATGTTACGAAGAATTCACCCGTAAACATTGGGAGAAGATTATAAAGAAACTGGATATTGATGAAGAGACTTTCCAGGAAACCATTACTGAAATAACCAAACTGAATCCACGTCCGGGTGCTTCTTTAGGAGAAGCAATTGGCAGAAATCTCCAACAAATAGTTCCTGACTTTATTGTGGAAACGTATGATGACGGAACCATCAATGTAAGTCTCAATAACCGCAATGTTCCCGAACTCCGTATGAGTCGTGACTTCACGGAAATGGTGGAGGAGCATACAAAAAACAGGGCTAACCAGTCTAAGGAATCTAAAGAAGCGATGATGTTTCTGAAACAGAAAATGGATGCGGCACAAGGATTTATCGATGCTGTCCGTCAGCGTCAGAATACCTTGATGGTTACCATGCAGGCGATTATCGACCTGCAACGTCCTTTCTTCTTGGAAGGAGATGAATCGCTATTGAAACCGATGATTCTGAAAGACGTGGCGGAACGTACGGGATTGGATATTTCGACAATCTCCCGTGTGAGTAACAGTAAATATGTACAGACGAATTACGGTATCTATCCGCTCAAATACTTTTTCAGTGACGGATATACCACAGAAGATGGCGAAGAGATGTCTGTCCGTGAGATTCGTAAGATCCTGAAAGAGTGTATTGAAGGCGAGGACAAGAAGAAACCCCTGACCGATGATGAATTGGCGGATATATTAAAGGAGAAAGGTTATCCCATTGCCCGCAGGACAGTAGCCAAATACCGTCAACAACTGAATATTCCCGTGGCGAGACTGCGGAAATAA
- a CDS encoding aminopeptidase P family protein, producing MFAKETYMQRRALLKKNLGSGVLLFLGNDECGLNYEDNTFRYRQDSTFLYYFGLSCAGLSAIIDIDEDKEIIFGDELSIDAIVWMGSQPTLHEKCERVGVKNLMPSADIVSYLHQCVQKGKAIHYLPPYRPEHKLKLMDWLGIPPAHQEGSVPFIRAVIAQRNYKSAEEIVEIEKACDVTADMHITAMKVLRPGMYEYEVVAEMNRVAESNNCQLSFATIATINGQTLHNHYHGNKVKPGDLFLIDAGAEVESGYAGDMSSTIPADKKFTTRQREVYEIQNAMHLESVKALRPGIPYMDVYELSARVMVDGMKTLGLMKGNTEDAVREGAHALFYPHGLGHMMGLDVHDMENLGEIWVGYNGQPKSTQFGRKSQRLAIPLEPGFVHTVEPGIYFIPELIDMWKAEKKFTDFINYEIVETYKDFGGIRNEEDYLITETGARRLGKKIPLTPEEVEALR from the coding sequence ATGTTTGCCAAAGAAACGTATATGCAGCGGAGAGCCCTGCTAAAAAAGAACTTAGGCTCCGGAGTGTTGTTATTTCTCGGAAATGACGAGTGCGGACTGAATTACGAAGATAACACATTCCGTTATCGTCAGGATTCCACTTTCCTTTATTATTTCGGACTTTCATGTGCCGGACTTTCGGCTATTATCGATATAGATGAAGACAAAGAAATTATCTTTGGTGATGAGTTGTCTATCGACGCAATCGTATGGATGGGATCACAGCCGACGTTGCACGAAAAATGCGAACGTGTAGGCGTAAAAAATCTGATGCCGTCTGCTGACATTGTAAGCTACCTCCATCAGTGTGTACAGAAAGGGAAAGCAATTCACTATCTGCCTCCTTACCGCCCTGAACATAAACTGAAACTGATGGACTGGCTGGGTATTCCTCCCGCACATCAGGAAGGTTCTGTTCCATTCATCCGTGCCGTGATCGCTCAACGCAACTATAAATCTGCAGAAGAAATCGTAGAAATAGAAAAGGCTTGCGATGTAACTGCCGATATGCATATTACAGCTATGAAAGTACTTCGTCCGGGTATGTACGAATATGAAGTGGTAGCTGAAATGAACCGGGTGGCCGAATCTAATAACTGCCAGCTATCATTCGCTACAATTGCCACTATCAACGGGCAGACTCTGCACAATCATTATCACGGAAATAAAGTGAAGCCGGGTGATTTGTTCTTAATCGATGCCGGTGCAGAAGTAGAGTCAGGTTATGCGGGTGATATGTCGTCTACCATTCCTGCCGATAAGAAGTTCACCACCCGTCAGCGTGAAGTATACGAGATTCAGAACGCCATGCATCTGGAATCCGTAAAGGCTCTCCGTCCGGGTATTCCTTATATGGACGTATACGAACTGTCAGCCCGCGTCATGGTGGACGGTATGAAGACGCTCGGATTGATGAAAGGAAATACCGAGGATGCTGTACGCGAAGGTGCCCATGCGTTGTTCTATCCGCACGGACTAGGTCACATGATGGGATTGGATGTACATGATATGGAGAATCTGGGAGAGATATGGGTAGGTTACAACGGTCAACCGAAGAGCACACAGTTCGGTCGCAAATCGCAACGCCTTGCTATTCCATTGGAACCGGGTTTTGTACACACGGTAGAACCGGGTATTTATTTTATTCCGGAACTGATCGACATGTGGAAAGCAGAAAAGAAATTTACCGATTTTATCAACTACGAGATAGTGGAGACTTATAAGGACTTCGGTGGTATCCGCAATGAGGAAGATTATCTGATTACAGAAACCGGTGCCCGCCGATTAGGCAAGAAGATTCCTTTGACACCGGAAGAGGTGGAAGCTTTAAGATAA
- a CDS encoding acetylxylan esterase has product MKRLLLSVWLLSLSLLSAVAENYPYKSDVLWVTVPNHADWLYKTGEKVTVEVQFYKYGIPRDNVTVTYEIGGDMMPVADTKGSITLKNGRGVIPVGTMKEPGFRDCRLKATVDGKTYSHHIKVGFSPEKLRPYTTMPSDFKEFWEKAKAEQKEFPLTYTKEHVEKYSTDKIDCYLVKLQLNKRRQCVYGYLFYPKKEGKFPVVLCPPGAGIKTIKEPLRHKYYAEQGCIRFEFEIHGLNPEMTDEEFKEISNAFNGRENGYLTNGLDSRDNYYMKRVYLACVRGIDFLTSLPEWDGKNVIAQGGSQGGALALIAAGLDERVTACVANHPALSDMAGYKAGRAGGYPHFFRNSVDMDTPEKIKTMAYYDVVNFAKLIKVDTYMTWGFNDDVCPPTTSYIVYNVLNCPKEALITPINEHWTSNDTEYGHLLWIKKHLK; this is encoded by the coding sequence ATGAAGAGACTACTTTTATCTGTATGGCTATTGTCACTTTCCTTACTGTCCGCCGTAGCTGAAAACTATCCTTATAAAAGCGATGTGCTTTGGGTCACCGTACCCAATCATGCCGACTGGCTTTATAAAACCGGAGAAAAAGTAACTGTAGAAGTACAATTCTATAAATACGGCATCCCCAGGGATAATGTAACCGTCACTTATGAAATTGGCGGTGATATGATGCCTGTTGCCGATACAAAAGGAAGTATAACTTTAAAGAATGGCAGGGGGGTGATTCCTGTGGGCACAATGAAAGAGCCGGGATTCCGCGACTGCCGCCTGAAAGCAACCGTAGATGGAAAGACCTATTCACATCATATCAAAGTAGGATTTTCACCGGAGAAACTTCGCCCATATACAACCATGCCTTCCGATTTCAAGGAATTTTGGGAAAAGGCTAAAGCGGAACAAAAGGAGTTTCCCCTAACGTATACCAAAGAACATGTCGAAAAATATTCCACTGATAAAATAGACTGTTATCTCGTAAAATTGCAACTGAACAAACGTAGACAATGCGTCTACGGATATTTATTCTATCCGAAAAAAGAAGGAAAGTTCCCGGTTGTCTTATGCCCTCCGGGAGCAGGAATCAAAACCATCAAAGAACCTCTACGCCATAAATATTATGCGGAACAAGGATGCATCCGTTTTGAATTCGAGATACACGGCCTGAATCCGGAAATGACTGATGAAGAATTTAAAGAAATCAGCAACGCTTTCAATGGCAGAGAAAACGGCTATCTGACCAACGGGCTCGACAGTCGTGATAATTATTATATGAAACGAGTATATCTGGCCTGTGTACGCGGTATCGACTTTCTAACTTCCCTACCGGAATGGGATGGCAAAAATGTAATCGCACAAGGAGGTAGTCAGGGAGGCGCCCTGGCATTAATCGCTGCCGGACTGGATGAACGGGTGACAGCTTGTGTCGCCAATCATCCTGCATTAAGCGATATGGCAGGCTATAAAGCCGGACGTGCCGGCGGATATCCTCATTTCTTCAGGAATTCGGTAGATATGGATACTCCTGAAAAAATAAAGACAATGGCCTATTATGATGTTGTGAACTTTGCGAAATTAATCAAAGTAGATACCTACATGACATGGGGATTCAACGATGATGTATGTCCTCCGACAACCAGCTACATCGTATACAATGTACTAAACTGTCCGAAAGAAGCACTGATTACTCCCATTAATGAGCATTGGACTTCCAACGATACCGAGTATGGACATCTGCTTTGGATAAAGAAGCATTTAAAGTGA
- a CDS encoding nucleoside kinase: protein MKQMLQICCKNNNNSKEFPIGSSLLDIYYGFNLNFPYQVVSAKVNNRSEGLNFRVYNNKDVEFLDVRDQSGMRTYVRSLCFVLFKAVTELFPEGKLFVEHPVSKGYFCNLRIGRPIELEDVTRIKQRMQEIIAENIPYHRIECHTAEAVRVFSERGMNDKVRLLETSGSLYTYYYTLGDTIDYYYGNLLPSTGYLKLFDIVKYYDGLLLRIPSRENPSMLEEVVKQEKMLDVFKEYLNWSYIMGLNNAGDFNLACEEGHATDLINVAEALQEKKIAQIADTIFHRGENGNRVKLVLIAGPSSSGKTTFSKRLSIQLMTNGLKPFPISLDNYFVDREETPLDENGNYDYESLYALDLELFNQQLQALLRGEEVELPRFNFSLGKKEYKGDKLKIEDNTILILEGIHALNPELTPHIPAERKFKIYVSALTTISLDDHNWIPTTDNRLLRRIIRDFNYRGYSARETISRWPSVRAGEDKWIFPYQENADVMFNSALLFEFAVLRLHAEPILMGVPRNCPEYCEAYRLLKFIKYFVPVQDKEIPPTSLLREFLGGSSFKY, encoded by the coding sequence ATGAAACAGATGTTACAAATATGTTGCAAAAATAACAATAATTCCAAAGAATTCCCTATCGGAAGCTCACTTTTGGATATTTATTACGGTTTTAATCTTAATTTTCCTTATCAAGTAGTGAGTGCCAAGGTCAATAATCGCTCCGAGGGACTTAATTTCAGAGTATATAATAATAAGGATGTAGAGTTTCTGGATGTGAGAGATCAGTCCGGTATGCGTACTTATGTCCGTTCGCTTTGTTTTGTCTTGTTTAAGGCTGTCACGGAACTCTTTCCCGAGGGAAAATTGTTTGTGGAACATCCTGTTTCAAAAGGTTATTTCTGCAATTTGCGGATTGGACGCCCCATTGAACTCGAAGATGTGACGCGTATCAAGCAACGGATGCAGGAGATCATTGCAGAAAATATTCCTTATCACCGTATTGAATGTCATACGGCGGAAGCGGTACGGGTTTTCAGCGAGCGGGGGATGAATGATAAAGTGAGATTACTTGAAACTTCCGGTTCTCTTTATACCTATTATTATACATTGGGTGATACAATTGATTATTATTATGGTAATCTGCTTCCCAGCACCGGATATCTTAAATTGTTCGATATCGTGAAGTATTATGACGGGTTGCTACTCCGGATTCCGAGTCGTGAAAACCCAAGTATGCTCGAAGAAGTTGTGAAGCAGGAAAAAATGCTGGATGTCTTTAAAGAATATCTGAACTGGAGTTATATCATGGGGCTTAATAATGCCGGAGATTTTAATCTTGCCTGTGAAGAAGGACATGCCACTGACTTGATTAATGTGGCGGAAGCATTGCAGGAGAAAAAGATAGCGCAGATAGCCGATACTATCTTCCATCGTGGTGAAAACGGCAACCGGGTAAAACTGGTATTGATTGCCGGCCCGTCTTCTTCGGGAAAGACAACATTCAGCAAACGGCTTTCTATTCAGCTGATGACAAATGGCTTGAAGCCATTCCCGATCTCTTTGGATAATTATTTCGTAGACCGTGAAGAAACCCCTTTGGATGAAAACGGAAACTATGATTATGAATCACTTTATGCACTCGATCTGGAATTGTTTAATCAACAGCTGCAGGCGCTTCTTCGTGGCGAGGAGGTGGAATTGCCCCGTTTTAATTTCTCTCTTGGCAAAAAGGAATATAAAGGTGATAAACTGAAAATAGAAGATAATACAATTCTGATTCTGGAAGGTATTCATGCCTTGAATCCGGAACTGACACCGCATATACCAGCCGAACGGAAATTCAAGATTTACGTTTCAGCATTGACCACTATTTCGTTGGATGACCATAACTGGATTCCAACTACTGACAACCGTTTGTTGCGCCGCATCATCCGCGACTTTAATTATCGGGGATATTCTGCACGTGAAACCATATCACGCTGGCCTAGTGTACGTGCCGGTGAAGACAAATGGATATTCCCTTATCAGGAAAATGCTGATGTCATGTTTAATTCAGCGCTACTTTTTGAGTTTGCCGTACTTCGTTTGCACGCCGAGCCTATTCTGATGGGTGTTCCGCGTAACTGTCCTGAATATTGTGAAGCCTACCGATTGTTGAAGTTTATCAAATATTTTGTTCCGGTACAGGATAAAGAAATTCCGCCTACTTCTTTGTTGCGTGAATTTTTAGGAGGAAGCAGCTTTAAATATTAA
- a CDS encoding Na/Pi cotransporter family protein: MEYSFYDFLKLIGSLGLFLYGMKIMSEGLQKVAGDRLRSILTAMTTNRVTGVLTGVLITALIQSSSATTVMVVSFVNAGLLTLAESISVIMGANIGTTVTAWIISIFGFKVDMAAFALPLLAIALPLIFSGKSNRKSIGEFIFGFSFLFMGLSYLKANAPDLNANPEMLAFVQNYTDMGFFSIILFLLIGTILTMIVQASAATMAITLIMCANGWISLELGAALVLGENIGTTITANLAALTANTQAKRAALAHFVFNVFGVIWVLIVFHPFMDLVNWVVDTFFQSSNPEVAISYKLSAFHSIFNICNVCILIWAVKLIERTVCALIHPKEEDEEPRLRFITGGMLSTAELSILQARKEIHLFAERTHRMFGMVQDLLHTEKDDDFNKLFSRIEKYENISDNMELEIANYLNQVSEGRLSSESKLQIRAMLREVTEIESIGDSCYNLARTINRKRQTNQDFTEKQYEHIHFMMKLTNDALAQMIVVVEKPEHQSIDINKSFNIENEINNYRNQLKNQNILDVNNKEYDYQMGVYYMDIIAECEKLGDYVVNVVEASSDVKEKRAS, from the coding sequence ATGGAATATTCTTTTTATGATTTTTTAAAGCTCATAGGCTCATTGGGACTCTTCCTCTACGGAATGAAAATCATGAGCGAGGGCTTACAAAAGGTCGCGGGTGATAGATTGCGAAGTATTCTAACGGCAATGACCACCAACCGGGTAACGGGAGTTCTAACAGGAGTGTTGATTACAGCCCTTATCCAGTCTTCTTCAGCAACGACGGTGATGGTCGTTAGTTTCGTGAATGCCGGGTTACTTACACTTGCCGAATCCATCAGCGTTATTATGGGTGCCAACATCGGTACTACTGTAACTGCCTGGATCATTTCAATTTTCGGATTTAAGGTCGATATGGCTGCTTTCGCTCTTCCCCTCTTAGCCATTGCCCTCCCGCTCATCTTTTCTGGAAAAAGCAACCGCAAATCCATCGGTGAATTCATTTTTGGTTTTTCTTTCCTTTTCATGGGGCTCTCTTATCTGAAAGCAAACGCCCCCGACCTGAATGCCAATCCGGAAATGCTTGCCTTCGTACAGAACTACACGGATATGGGATTCTTTTCCATTATTCTGTTCTTGCTCATCGGTACAATATTGACCATGATTGTGCAAGCCTCTGCAGCTACCATGGCAATCACATTAATTATGTGTGCCAACGGCTGGATCAGCCTGGAACTGGGAGCAGCACTCGTATTGGGAGAAAACATCGGAACGACTATCACGGCCAATCTTGCCGCACTTACAGCCAACACACAGGCTAAGCGGGCAGCATTGGCCCATTTTGTTTTTAACGTGTTTGGGGTCATTTGGGTATTGATTGTCTTCCATCCTTTCATGGATCTAGTAAACTGGGTAGTAGACACCTTCTTTCAAAGCAGTAATCCTGAGGTTGCTATTTCCTACAAGCTATCTGCTTTCCACTCTATCTTCAATATCTGTAACGTATGTATCTTGATATGGGCAGTTAAACTGATTGAACGTACCGTATGTGCTCTTATCCACCCCAAAGAAGAGGACGAAGAGCCCCGTTTGCGGTTTATCACCGGTGGTATGCTTTCTACCGCTGAACTTTCTATCCTTCAGGCACGTAAGGAAATCCATCTTTTCGCAGAACGTACCCACCGGATGTTCGGCATGGTGCAGGATCTGTTGCATACGGAAAAGGATGACGATTTCAATAAGCTGTTCAGCCGGATAGAGAAATATGAAAATATCAGCGACAATATGGAACTTGAAATAGCCAACTACCTGAATCAGGTGTCCGAAGGCCGTTTGAGTTCTGAAAGTAAGTTACAGATACGCGCCATGTTGCGTGAAGTGACAGAAATTGAAAGTATTGGCGACAGCTGCTATAATCTGGCACGTACCATCAACCGGAAACGTCAGACTAATCAAGACTTTACCGAGAAACAATATGAGCATATTCATTTCATGATGAAGTTGACTAACGATGCACTTGCCCAAATGATTGTGGTAGTAGAAAAACCGGAGCATCAGAGCATTGACATCAACAAATCCTTCAACATCGAAAACGAAATTAATAATTATCGTAACCAACTGAAGAATCAGAATATTCTGGATGTGAACAACAAAGAATATGATTATCAGATGGGAGTTTACTACATGGATATTATCGCCGAATGCGAGAAACTTGGTGACTATGTAGTGAATGTAGTGGAAGCCAGCAGTGATGTGAAAGAGAAAAGAGCTTCTTAA
- the rd gene encoding rubredoxin: MKKYICTVCEYIYDPEQGDPESGIEPGTAFEDIPDDWTCPLCGVGKEDFEPYEG, from the coding sequence ATGAAAAAGTACATTTGCACGGTCTGTGAATATATTTACGACCCCGAACAAGGAGATCCGGAAAGTGGAATTGAACCAGGAACAGCATTTGAAGATATTCCTGATGATTGGACTTGTCCATTATGTGGAGTCGGAAAAGAAGACTTTGAACCGTACGAAGGATAA
- a CDS encoding sensor histidine kinase, protein MQQRLFRESRKLERTSHIAGAILKNVHAFILLIDNDFKVLKTNYYQKTGTRKGTEEKRVGDLLQCRNALAAEGGCGTHSFCGSCPIRTAIRQAFEQRRNFTDLEATLSVVTSDNTTVECDAVISGSYFLLNEEENMVITVHDVTRRKQAEKELRLAKEKAEKADISKSAFLANMSHEIRTPLNAITGFAEVLGSATTEEEKAQYQEIIKMNADLLMQLVNDILDMSKIEAGTLEFVQTTVDVNQLLSDLQQLFQMRVDDAGGNIQIIAESSRSSCMIQTDRNRVAQVLSNFAGNAIKFTHKGSIRLGYEARDTELYFYVKDTGTGIPAEKLPDVFERFVKLNKDKKGAGLGLSISQTIVAKLGGQIGANSVEGEGSTFWFTIPYRSCGKPR, encoded by the coding sequence ATGCAACAACGATTGTTCCGTGAATCCAGAAAGTTGGAACGCACCAGCCATATTGCCGGCGCCATCTTGAAAAATGTGCATGCCTTTATCCTATTAATAGACAATGATTTCAAGGTACTGAAAACTAACTATTACCAAAAAACCGGAACCAGAAAAGGAACAGAAGAGAAAAGAGTGGGCGACTTGTTGCAATGTCGCAATGCATTGGCAGCCGAAGGAGGTTGCGGCACACATAGTTTCTGCGGTTCTTGCCCGATACGTACCGCCATACGACAAGCTTTCGAACAGAGGCGAAACTTCACGGATCTTGAAGCCACTTTATCCGTAGTTACATCTGATAATACTACCGTGGAATGTGATGCAGTAATATCCGGTTCTTACTTCCTTCTGAATGAAGAAGAGAACATGGTAATCACCGTACACGATGTTACCCGCCGAAAACAAGCTGAAAAGGAGTTACGGCTAGCCAAAGAAAAAGCAGAAAAAGCCGATATTTCAAAATCTGCCTTTTTAGCCAACATGAGCCATGAAATCCGTACCCCTCTCAATGCTATTACCGGATTTGCAGAGGTATTAGGCAGTGCAACTACAGAAGAGGAAAAGGCCCAATATCAAGAAATCATAAAAATGAATGCCGACCTCCTGATGCAACTGGTCAACGACATTCTCGATATGTCAAAAATCGAAGCCGGAACATTGGAATTTGTGCAGACAACAGTTGACGTCAATCAGTTACTTTCAGATTTACAACAACTTTTTCAAATGAGAGTCGATGACGCCGGAGGAAATATACAAATTATAGCGGAATCATCCCGTTCTTCCTGCATGATTCAAACAGATCGGAACCGAGTGGCGCAAGTGCTTTCAAACTTTGCCGGCAACGCCATTAAGTTCACCCATAAAGGTAGCATCCGCCTCGGCTATGAAGCTAGAGATACCGAGCTTTACTTTTATGTCAAGGATACCGGAACCGGAATTCCAGCAGAGAAATTACCGGATGTATTCGAGCGCTTCGTGAAACTGAATAAAGATAAAAAAGGAGCCGGACTGGGACTCTCCATATCTCAAACTATTGTCGCCAAACTTGGCGGTCAAATCGGAGCGAATTCCGTAGAAGGTGAAGGCTCTACATTCTGGTTTACAATTCCTTATCGGTCATGTGGTAAACCACGCTAA